The genome window TGCGGAGATGTACGCGGACAAGCGCCAGCACCGCACCTCGGCCGCGCGCTGATCGCGGTTGCAGGCGCTGTACTGGGGGCGATCCGCTGCGAGTCCTCAAAGTTTCATGTGCAACTACATCCTGAACTGGTGTCTAATACCGTCCCCCACGCCGTGCCCCTCCCGTGAGCCTTCCCGATTCCGATCTGCGTCCGGACCTGGACCCGTTGCCCGACGACGGCGCCGTCGTCACGGCCGGACCGCTGACCCCGCCGCCGGATTCGGCCGGCACCGCGCAGGATGCACGCGCGCTGCGGCACAGCGTGGCCGAGGACGTGCAGGGCATGCTGCTGGCCACCCTGGTGGCCTCGCTGGGCCTGGCGGTGTTCGCCCATGGCGGGCTGATGATCGGCGGCATGGCCGGCGTGGCCTTCCTGCTGCACTACGCACTGGGCTGGAATTTCGGGTTGATGTTCGTGCTGGTCAACCTGCCGTTCTACTGGCTCGCGGTGCGGCGCATGGGCTGGGAGTTCACCCTCAAGACCTTCGTCGCGGTCGCCGCCTGCGGCCTGTTGACCGATCTGCTGCCGCGCTGGGCGCGCTGGGCGACGATGACGCCGCTGTTCTCGGCGCTGGTCGGCGGCGCGCTGGTCGGGCTGGGCATCCTGTTCTTCATCCGCCATCGCGCCAGCCTGGGCGGCGTCGGTATCCTCGCGGTGTATCTGCAGCGCAGCCGCGGCTGGAGCGCGGGCAAGGTGCAGATGGGCTTCGACGCGGCGCTGATGGCGGTGGCGTTCTGGCTGCTGGCGCCGCAGCAGGTGCTGTACTCGGCGATCGGCGCGGTGGTGCTGAGCCTGGTGCTGATGTTCAACCATCGCGCCGGGCGCTACATGGGCGTGTGAGTTCCGCCGCCGCCGATCGCCGTGGCGATCGGCACGGTGCGCGTCGCGCCACGCGGGTCCTGCGTGCGGACGCGTGGACGACCCGCGCTGCGCCTGCGCAGGCAGGGCGTGCATGCCCCGCAGGGCAGCGCTGCGCGTTGCGCCATGTGGCACCGCAACTGTCTACGGAATCGCCGCGGTGTCTACGAAACGGTCTTGCTGTTCAAGTGTGACGCAGCGCATGCTGCTGTCGAAGAAAGGATGAGTGCGCGCAGACGGCGCACGCGATCGCGGGGAGCGCGATCCACCTGCATGACGTACACCACGATGTTCGACGCCACGCTTGCGTGGCGGCGCGGTGCTGCCTGTCCGGCGCGCCGCGGCGGACGCCGGTACTCAGGGTTTTTCCACGGAACGAGGGGCGGTGCGATGAAACGTGCGATGGGACTCGTGGCATTGGTCTGTGTGGTGGTCGCGGCGTGCTCCGCGGTGAATCCGGGCCCGGGTCCCAATCCCGGCAGCGGGGGCGGTACGCCCACGCCCACGCCGCGGCCCGCATCGGGGCCGGCGCCCAGCGCGGAGGCCTGCGCACCGCCAGCGCCGCCGGCGCCCTCGTGGTTCCCGCATGCGCAGACGCCGGCGCCGTATTCGGCCGGCTTCCAGTCCAGCAGCAATTGCGCCTTCCATCAGTGGTCGTGGAACGCCTTCCTGTGGCTGACCCAGGACGTGGGCGGGCAGCCGCGTTTCCTGACCATGAGCAGCGACGGCATCGGCGGCGTTGCCGACGGCGTGCTCGATCCGTTGATCGGTCGCTCACAGCAGGCGCGCACGGTGGAACTGATTGACCAGGCAGGCCCGGATGGCGTGCTGGTGGATCGCCATGGACGTGCGGTCTATTACTCGATCCACTCCAATAAAGATTTTGGCGATTTCATCGCCGACAATAACCTGAAGAATCCGAACGCCCTGCGCGCATTCGATCCGCATAAGTCCTTTAAGGTCGGCAGCATGACCCTGAAGGCGGCATGGAAGGTGGTGCAGCCGGGCGAGGACGTGTCCACGTTCTATACCCGCCAGGCGCAGATCGCCAAGCTGGGCATGCGCAAGGGCAAGATCGTCGCTACCGGCGACACCGAAACCCAGATGGTGGCGCTGGTCGGCTTCCACATCGGCGGCACGGTCAACGGCCATCCGGAAATGATCTGGGCCACGTTCGAGCACCGCGACAATGCGCCGGACGTGGATACGCCGCTCGATCCGGGCCAGCCCGTCTCCGACAAGGACTGGACGTTCTACAAGGCCGGTACCCCGATCGAACAATGCAATGTCAACGCCGCGGGTGCCGGTGCGCTGACATTGAACGCGCAGACCCAGACCTTGAGCCCGGTGACCCAGGTCTGCCGCATGGTGCCCTACGGCGGCCAGAAGCCGTGCCCGCTGGGATCGACGGACTGCAACATTCCCAATATCAAGTCGATCAACGCCTCGGTGCAGGCGCAGTTGCACGACGTGTGGAAAAACTACTTCGAGGTCGGCGCGATCTGGTTCGTCGCCGAAGACGCGTTGGCGCCCGATTGCACATTCCAACCAGGGTCGGCGCTGGAGTGCATTCCCTCGCCGACGCCGAAGGGCGCGCCGCCGCTGCTCACCGGCTCGATCAAGCTGTCCAATTCCACCATCGAGACCTTCACCCAGGTGCAGAGCACGCAGAACAACTGCTTCGCCTGCCACAACACCACCCAGGTGATCTCGTCCGATCCGCGCGCGCAGTCGTTGCCGGGGCTGAACGTCAACATCAGCCACGTGGTGATCAACGACTACTTCCAGGCGCAGGTGCCGCAGAAGGCACCGCCAGCGGCGCGGCCGGCCACGTCGCGCTGAGGCACGCCCCTCTCATCCGGATCAGGAGCAAGTCACCATGACCAGCAACGTGTTTCGCGTGCATCCGGCGATCGGCATCGGCCGCGTCGGCGACAGCCAGGAGTTCTATTTGGCACCGGTCACCGCGGCCGGTACCCGCGACGCCGACGGCCTGTTCGGCGGACTGCCGGTGCAACCGGGAACCGAGTCCACGCCGATTGCCGAGCACGACTTCCGCGATGCCGCCGGCAACGTCAAGCGCCAGGCCGCGCGCTTCCACATCTATGCTTACCCCAGTGGCAGTTCCGGCGCGTATCCCAACGGCGGCGGCGTGCGCGTGGACGTCGGCAGCACGATCGACGGCAAGACCGTCAAGGACATCGTGTGGACCGTGCACTTGGCCAACAAGAAGCTCAACAACTATTCGACGGTCACCCTGGACGAACACAACAATCCACAGTTCATTGGCATCGAGGCGTATGGGCCGCATCCAACGTATCTGCCACGGCTGCGCAATCCGGATTACGCCGGTTCGTCCGACCCAAACAATCCGGTTCGCCTGCTGCAGCTTGTCATCGATCCGGGACCGCGCGCGATCAGCGCCGCCTCAGGCAATGCAGCGGTCGTCGCCTTCGACATGACCACCACCGCCAGCTACGCCGATGCCAGCGGCGCGATCCACTCGCAGCCGTCCTATCCGGTCAGCTTCCCGTCGATGTTCCACACGCTGCACGAGCCGCTCGGCAAGCTCGATTCGTTGGGCGACCTGCGGGTGCAGGCGGATGGTGCGTTGATCGTGGCCGGCGGCTTCGCCCGGACTTCGGCGGTGAGAGGGGCCGACGGCACCTATCCGGCATTGAACGATGCGACCGAGAACGGCCTGTGGTACGACGATGCCGCCGATGGCCCGGTCAATGCCGTGCTGATCTTCACCGACGGCAGCACCGCCAGCGTGCAGGGCGCGTGGTACGTCACCGGCGATCCGGGCTATGCGCCGCAGACGCGCAACGTGGTCTCCACCTGGGACGATGTCTACGACGTGTGGGTGCGCCAACTGGGGTTGGTGCCGTCGCTGTACGCCAACAACGCCTTCGTCGGCGCTTACCAGCCGTCCTTCAGCGACGACATCCAGCCGATCTTCCATGCAGCGATGCTGCAGCGCTGGAACACCAACCTGCCGTCGGGCGCGGTCAAGGGCCACGACATGATCGGACAGATCCAGCCCACCGACGATCCGGGCGCGAAGATTCCCAACCTGAAGACGCTGATCCGCGACCCGGCCTCGGCCGCCGACACAGAGACCGGCTCGCCGATGATGCCGCTGTCGCTCGGCGACGCGCAGAAGAGCTTCCTCAGCGTCAGTGCCACCCAGTACTTCCTGCTCAGCCAGTGGCACGAAAAAAAATGCAAGCAGGGTGACGCTCCGAAGCTGGGTTCCGGCGAACTGCTGGACAGGGTCACGTTGCAGAATTGCCTCGGCGGCCGCTACAGCCCGGGCATCGAGGTGTCGTTCCCGATTCGCGACATCAATCTCTACGTGCAGGACTGGAAGACCCAGGACTGCGGTCCGTTCCGCATCAACCAGGCTTCGCTGGACTACAGCAAGGCGAGCAAGGACCGCGCGTTCCTGAGTTTTGGCTATGTGCCGCTGCAAACGCATCCGGTGGAGCCGGGCGACCTGTCCAAGTTCATGTCGGTGCCCTGGCATACCGACTACAACTCCTGCGCGACCCATCTGCCCGATCCCAACCCGGGCCAGCAAACGGTCAACCCGAACAACACCTTGTTCTGGTCGTGGCCGGCCGAGCGGCCGTTCGCGGTGTACCCGGCGGCGCTGTGTCAGGTCGATCCGGACGACGACACCTGGTACCTGGGACCGCAGGTGTACTCGGTGCGCGGCGCCGGCACCGACAGCCCGTATCCGACCAGGGCCGGACGCTTCCAGGCGTACGCGGACTTCGTCGCCAATTGGTCCAGGGTCGGCTTCGTCATCAGTGGCGCGCAGATCGCGCAGGTGCCCGGCAAGCCGCCGTATCCGCCCGAGTTGTTCCTCGAAGTGGCGAGCCAGTTCGATCCGGGCAAGGAATTCGTGGCGCCCTGGCCGATGGCCAATGTTCCCGTCGATCCGAAGGTATGACGCGCGCGCGTCGAGAGCACATGGCGTGTCTGCACGCCACACGCCGATGAGCGCAAACCACCGCTGCACCGTCGCCATCGTCGGCGGTGGCGTGGCCGGCTGCGCCACCGCGCTGGCGCTGGCCGCGCGCGGCATCGAGGACGTGGTGGTAATCGACATGGGCCGCGCCGCCGGCTGGCGGCTGGGCGAGGCGCTGGCGCCGACCGCCAGTGCGGCGCTGCAGCGGCTGGGCGTGTGGGAGGCGTTCCTTGCGCAGCGGCCGCTGGCCTCGGCCGGCAGTTGCGCCAGTTGGGGCCGGCCGGAACTGGGCTACAACGATTTCATCGTGGCCGGGCAGGGCAAGGGCTGGCATGTGGACCGCGCCGCCTTCGACGCGATGCTGGCCGCCGCGGTGCCGGCGCAGGGCGGCACGCTGCTGCGCGGCCTGCGCCTGGGCGCGGTCGGCCGCGCCGCCGATGGCGACCATGTGCTGGACCTGCACGGCGGGGAAGGCGACGTGCGCCGGCTGCGCGCCGGGTTCCTGGTGGATGCCAGCGGCATCGCTGCCGCGGCGGTGCGGCGGTTGGGCGTGGCCCGCAACGAAGTGGACTGCCTGGCCTTCGTCGCCGGCGTGTTCGCGCTGGAGCAGGCCGAAACGATTCCGTCGCAGGCGCTGCTGGAAGCCTGCGCGGACGGCTGGTGGTACGCGGCCAAGTTGCCGGACGCGCGGATGATGGTGGCGCTGGCGCTGGAGCCGCGGCGGCAGCGCCAGTTCCTGGAGGCGTCGGTCTGGCTGGCGGCGGCGCATGAGACGCGGCATGTCGCGCGCTGGCTGGAGCAGGGCGGTGCGACGCTGGCCCAGGCCAATGGTCTGGTCGCGGCGCTGGGGCCGTCAGCGATCCTCAGTCGCGTGGTGGGCGAGGACTGGCTGGCGGTGGGCGATGCGGCCAGTGCCTACGATCCGCTGACCGCCCATGGCATCGTCAAGGCGTTGCAGGACGGCGAGGCCGCCGCGCAGGCACTGGCCGCGCACCTGCAGGGCGCCGGCACGGCGCCGCTGATGGCGTACCAGGATGGCGTGTTCGCGCGCTTTCGCACCTATCTGCGCGAGCGCGAGGCGCTGTACGCGCGCGAGCGGCGCTGGGCGCAGGCACCGTTCTGGCAGGCCCGGCTGGCCGCCTGACGCGTGCGCCGCGCGGCGCGGCGCGGCGCTCAAGCATCTTCGTTGCCACGGGCGGGACACGGCGTCGGCACGCCCAGCCGTTGCGCCAGGCGCCGCGCGTCGAACGGCGCATGTACCTTCATGTCGTTGTCGAAATAGCAGTACACGTCGCGTCGCACGCGGGCCGGTGCGCGCGGGCCGACGCGTTGCGCATCGGCCGGCTCGCTGCCGCGGTGCCAGGCGGCGATGCGCTGTGCCCAGGTGTCGAGCGCCTTGTCGTCGTAGCCGCTGGCGTAGAGCTGGGCATCGCCGTGCAGGCGCAAGTACAGGAAGTCGGCGGTCACGTCTTCCAGGTATGGCCACTTGCAGGCGGTGTCGTCCTGCACCAGCGCCACCCGGTGCTTGCGCAGCAAGGCCACCGCCTCCGGCGTGGCGAAG of Xanthomonas sacchari contains these proteins:
- a CDS encoding YitT family protein translates to MPDDGAVVTAGPLTPPPDSAGTAQDARALRHSVAEDVQGMLLATLVASLGLAVFAHGGLMIGGMAGVAFLLHYALGWNFGLMFVLVNLPFYWLAVRRMGWEFTLKTFVAVAACGLLTDLLPRWARWATMTPLFSALVGGALVGLGILFFIRHRASLGGVGILAVYLQRSRGWSAGKVQMGFDAALMAVAFWLLAPQQVLYSAIGAVVLSLVLMFNHRAGRYMGV
- a CDS encoding LodA/GoxA family CTQ-dependent oxidase, with the translated sequence MTSNVFRVHPAIGIGRVGDSQEFYLAPVTAAGTRDADGLFGGLPVQPGTESTPIAEHDFRDAAGNVKRQAARFHIYAYPSGSSGAYPNGGGVRVDVGSTIDGKTVKDIVWTVHLANKKLNNYSTVTLDEHNNPQFIGIEAYGPHPTYLPRLRNPDYAGSSDPNNPVRLLQLVIDPGPRAISAASGNAAVVAFDMTTTASYADASGAIHSQPSYPVSFPSMFHTLHEPLGKLDSLGDLRVQADGALIVAGGFARTSAVRGADGTYPALNDATENGLWYDDAADGPVNAVLIFTDGSTASVQGAWYVTGDPGYAPQTRNVVSTWDDVYDVWVRQLGLVPSLYANNAFVGAYQPSFSDDIQPIFHAAMLQRWNTNLPSGAVKGHDMIGQIQPTDDPGAKIPNLKTLIRDPASAADTETGSPMMPLSLGDAQKSFLSVSATQYFLLSQWHEKKCKQGDAPKLGSGELLDRVTLQNCLGGRYSPGIEVSFPIRDINLYVQDWKTQDCGPFRINQASLDYSKASKDRAFLSFGYVPLQTHPVEPGDLSKFMSVPWHTDYNSCATHLPDPNPGQQTVNPNNTLFWSWPAERPFAVYPAALCQVDPDDDTWYLGPQVYSVRGAGTDSPYPTRAGRFQAYADFVANWSRVGFVISGAQIAQVPGKPPYPPELFLEVASQFDPGKEFVAPWPMANVPVDPKV
- a CDS encoding FAD-dependent oxidoreductase — encoded protein: MSANHRCTVAIVGGGVAGCATALALAARGIEDVVVIDMGRAAGWRLGEALAPTASAALQRLGVWEAFLAQRPLASAGSCASWGRPELGYNDFIVAGQGKGWHVDRAAFDAMLAAAVPAQGGTLLRGLRLGAVGRAADGDHVLDLHGGEGDVRRLRAGFLVDASGIAAAAVRRLGVARNEVDCLAFVAGVFALEQAETIPSQALLEACADGWWYAAKLPDARMMVALALEPRRQRQFLEASVWLAAAHETRHVARWLEQGGATLAQANGLVAALGPSAILSRVVGEDWLAVGDAASAYDPLTAHGIVKALQDGEAAAQALAAHLQGAGTAPLMAYQDGVFARFRTYLREREALYARERRWAQAPFWQARLAA